One window of the Manihot esculenta cultivar AM560-2 chromosome 14, M.esculenta_v8, whole genome shotgun sequence genome contains the following:
- the LOC110600261 gene encoding uncharacterized protein LOC110600261 encodes MAIDKWSLLSRLQRAVKKVKVILNLDINRWRLVASLIGASPTKHRRVSFNERPGLRDCADYVEESEDSVSGNSSVGLHRTISYPSEDDIDKRAEMFIENFRRQLQIERQISLELKYLQENSSFKLRSP; translated from the coding sequence ATGGCTATCGACAAGTGGTCTCTGCTTAGCCGCCTTCAGAGGGCGGTGAAGAAGGTGAAAGTCATACTAAATCTTGATATTAACCGGTGGCGGCTGGTTGCTTCTTTGATCGGAGCTTCTCCTACCAAGCACCGGCGAGTTAGCTTcaatgaaagaccaggtttAAGGGATTGTGCGGATTATGTAGAAGAGTCAGAAGATTCAGTTTCAGGTAATTCTTCAGTGGGACTTCATAGAACTATAAGTTACCCATCAGAAGATGATATTGATAAGAGAGCTGAAATGTTCATTGAAAACTTTCGCCGTCAACTTCAGATTGAGAGGCAGATTTCTTTGGAGCTCAAGTATTTGCAGGAAAATAGTAGCTTTAAATTGAGATCTCCATGA